TCGAATTGAACAATGTTTTCGTCGGAGTTTTTAATGTCCGGACCGACCCACTGTACGATCAGGATGTCATTGTTGTAGCGGCGTACGTGGGCGGTTAGGTTTAGCCAGTCGAAATTCCGCGCATCCCATGCAGGATCAAGCACCGGCCACCCGCCCAGACTGGCCAGCAGTGCGTGCAGCGGTTCCAACCCTCGCTGCTCGATTTGCGCGTAGTTCATGCAGGAGACAAACAGATGCCGTGCCTTGGTTTCAGCATCTTCGTCCTCGGCTCGTACCTCGTAATCTTCTTCCGCCGAGTCCCTCTCCGTCGTGGTTGTGAGCTGGCGACGCTTCCGGACCCGCTTCACCTGCGTCGACCGGATGATCAGTTTGTTTTGGACGGCCCGTGGCATCCGCTTCGGTATGCGTTTACGCACGCGATGCAGTTGCTCAGCGGTCGTTTCGACAGCCGCTGCGGTCGCCAccggcgttgtcgtcgttgaacCGAGCGTATTCTCGATATCCGGTAGCTCCGGAAGGTCATGCTCGacaccttccagcagcaggttcTTCAGCACCAGATCGAGACTCTCGCGCAACAGCTCGAACGTATCGAGAGCCGCCTTGTCCTTCGGTATCGGGTTCACCTGGTCCCAGTTGCCGCAGGCGTACTGGTAGAAATCCTGACACGGATCTGCCCGCTCGTCCATGTGCTTCCGCATGATCTCGACCTGCGCCGCCCGGATACTCTCAGGGCTCTTGCTGTCCACCAGGCGCCAGGCAAGCGATTTCTTCACACGGCGCGATGCCTTCGTACCATTGTGCGGAACGGAGCCAGCGGTATCATCCGGTACATCTGGTACATCGTCTTGTGAGGCATCTGGTGCGTTGTCACGTAGCCCGGTATGCTGGCACCCCGGTAGTCGCCCGTGCTCCGGGATCGGTGGTACGAACGAGGTACGCAAAATGTGACGCAGCAGACCACGATCGGCCTCGGGGTCGGTCTGTTCTTCACCGGCACCTGTAGCCAACGATAGGCAGCGTTCCGCATTGATGCGCTGATCCGTGGCCGACCATCCGGACAGGACGTCATCGTCGGCGAGCTCGTTACCGTCCGCAAAGTAGCCGATCCCTCcgcaaccagcaccacgcTGTTGGGCGTGCTCCGGAACCTCGGAACCGACCACCTGAAAGCGAGacaacagcagaaacagcaaagCGATCGGAAGCATCGCAGCCGGTATGACGAACAGGATCCGCACGAACCTGTACCCGGGGCACCACTGCAATCGCCCGGTGCGTTCGTCTATCCCGAGCACACagccgccactaccaccactaccaccaccactaacaacaTTACTACCGCCATCGGCATCACCGTTCCTTATTGCACTTCTGGCTGCAGGCAGTTCGTCCGACGGCTTATCGGTCTTTTTTGGCGATTTGTTTACAgactccatcaccatcatcctcatcaccgtcatcatcgtcgtcgtcgtcgtcgtcgtcgtagatgTCGGTGCCCTTCTCACACCGACGCGGTCACAGCGGTGCATCCGCGTTGCATCGGTACATTCGGAGCCGCACATTCACTGCGCTGGTCACTGTGTTGGTAACTCACTCACTTCCGCTATCCTAACTCCTTTCACTTGGAGCGTGCATCACCGTCAACCAGAAGGAAGGTATGCCTTAAGGCTGGTCAAACCAGTCCTTGGTAACCGCGGTGTCACTGGAATGCACGCACGATCGTCAGTATTGACACGGCGAAAGGTGTGTATGTAAAACGAATGTGTGTCAGCACTCGTTCGCTATCACCCTGCAATTGACGCCGATtaacgccaccaccaggtaCCAACGAACGGGGACCCTATCGTACCGGGCACAGCGCTGCTTGTGATAGTGGCAGATGAGTACGCATACCGCCGCAGCATCACCGCATCTACTGGTGACAGCGTGGTAGTAGATGGTCCCTAGTCTGGTCGTGAGTTACTCGGGAACAGCGCATCATCACAGCATAGCTGCGATGTGAGATCGTTTGACGCGATCACAGATTGGTGGTGCGCGCGTGGCCGCTCGTGGCCAACAACAATCCAACAATCGACGCGTCTCCAAATGGCGTAGCAGCAATGTGTGTGAGACCTGGAAACGGAAAGCATGATGATCGCGCCGTCGAAGACGGCTATGGCTAAGCGGCGCCGAAACACTCGAACCTCGTTGGTATCGTTTGGAGGGGTTCCAGCGCTTCATGCTTAATCGGCGAATGGTGACTGGCTTGATTCCCgatatctgctgctgctgctgatagcatTCGCGAACACTTTCCACCACTCGTGCGGAGCCAGGCTCGGTCTCCGGAGCGGTACGGTGACCAGTATGCGGCAGCGAATCGGTCTTCCAGACGCTGTGTCAGTGTATGTGATGACATCTTGGTGAATTCCATGCGATATGCTACTACCATCCGCACTCATTGAGACtaatttaaatcaattcaaaAGAAGCATCCGAAAACTGCGAACCGGAGTGTGGTGCCGTAGTGCTGGCTGGTGCCGTGGTTTGTTTCAGCACCGTAGAACCGAGATCGTCGTGCTGACATAAACGTTGCTAAAACGGTGATGGTAAATCTGGATGAATCATGGTAAATGGTACATCTGGGATGAGCAAAGGTAACAATGCACATCAGACAGGCGACAGAGGTTTTTAAATCCTTGGACCCAAGAACTACGTGGCTCGCTATTAGTTTCATATTGGTTGCTGAGTTTTAAATGACTTATTAATGATTTCATCTTaggatttgttttcccttGTTTCAACGTGCCATAGTCAATAAGTTGTGAgagtttttttcctccatttgtCTTAATTTACGATAaaatttttcgcatttttcaaatgttcatatttcaaatgctcattcaaatattttcattttatcaaATGTTCAGTTCATTTTTTCAAATGTTCAAATGTTGGagataatttgaaaaaaagcTGTCCGTAGTATTCTTTCTATCTCCGTGTCCGGATACCCACTCGCTTTCGATGGGAAACCTTCGCGTCCAGAGAGGCTATGCTGTAGCAACCGATGGACAGCCGTGATTGCTTAGCATGCGCCCAGCGTACACGCGAGATTCGCTTTGTGTATGCATGCAGCATAGCATGTGTGTAGGACTAGAATGGCGCAAGAGCGAAGCGATGAGTGATTACGTAAATACAATAGTTTGTACTCTATTAATAGTTTGACTGGCAATTGAATTCTAAACACCCGTGCTCCCGGCTACCTTCTGCTGCAGTTAATTGCATAGCGTTAGCGAATGTCGCGAAATCGGTAACGTATAAATCGTAAAGTTTGTCGTCAATCGCTGGAAGTGTAATTTTTATATTCCTCCAGTTCAATCAGGGGAACTCTATTCAACCGAGAAGCCAGGAGCAAACCAAGCGATGAATGtttattcttcttccttttaaAAAGGAACCGGCTTCGCTCTAGCGGGCGAACCATTTGTGATTTTATGAGCTATAACGCGAACGGGAAACCTTGAAATATTGTCATGTCCATGATAACGTACGGCTTGGGCATGTAGAATGATTGAGGGTtttatttggattttttttttgatataAAACCTGCAAGAAATTTTTTTAGGCGGGGTGCTTGGAAACTCTCACGATCACTTTGAAGCCGCTCTCCGTCTAATGCCTTGCGGTGGAACACGTTTCGAAAGATAAAGTCCTCTCAACAAATCAAACCTCATGTCTTCTACAAGAGCACCGTCAGTCCAGCATCCTTGAACAAGATTGAGCGCACAGACGTGAAGCAGTCCGCGGTAGGCAGTCGCCACAATTACCCAATTCAGTATGGAATCAGCTTGAATTGTCGCGTATTATCTTCCGCAAATGAAGCGAAGAGAGATTTCATTCTTGGTCTCGCGATGCCGATCTGGACCGTAGACGGTCGGTGCGTTGCTGGTAAAGCTGCCCCCACTGCCTTCACACCGCTTTCAGTTACAATTCATGTATTAGCAACTGAAGCGGCCGGTGGTCGGCTGGTCAACTGTTGATAGCTGTCGTCAGGGCTTTCAAGCAGCGCAAACGTCTTCATACAACGTAAAGGAAATGTAATAATATGGGATTTGgtaattttcaaatttcctATACTTGCCAGGGAATTTAGTAGTAGGTTGCAATAATATTACATATTGTATCATATTGCATAGATCATCTGCTTACAGCGATGAGGGCATGGGAGAGAGGTTACTAAAAAGCCGACACTCGACAACTCGGAGAGACACTCTACGAAGATTTATGAAATGGGCAAATGGGAACAAACGGTTCAATTGGTAAGGCCATAATATAATTTGCCGTAGTTGAGGATTATGTGCGGCTATTTGTGTAATGTACAATTATCTTCAAATTTGTATACATTTTGTTGCAGATAACAAATGTTTAATGCAACAAAACTGTTCGCCCCTCAGAGGCGTACAATTATCAAAGAGTAGAGGATATTTCGATTACCTTCTTTCGAGTAGTCAGTGACTTTTCAATGACTCTCAAACAGAAACGATATTTTCAGTTCTGCTTCTTTGGCGACAATCTTTTGCTGAGCCAGGTTCCGATGCGGACAGATTAATATGATTTGCGGCTATGTTTACAGCACCGTTTGTGGCGTGGCAACGCGTAACGTCGTCTGTCGTTGGCGGCAATATCAGAACCGAACGCACCGCTGGCGGTTAGCGAACGTGTGACCAGCATGCGAAGAAGGCTTCGTTTGTTTTACTCACTTGAGAGCGCACCTCCGGTAGGTTGGTGTCCTGGGTCCTGGATGTCACTTATCTCGAGACCCTGTATTCCCTGCCGCGAGCGAACGCGTTGTTGACTCGCCCACAACCGGCAGGGAGGTGTGTTCgcgcaaataaataaatcgatAAGCACAGATAAAGTCAAATGCGGTGCGAAAACATAGCTGGAATATGTAAATAAGATATGATAATGAAATATCCCGAAGCTATCCCAGCCCAGTACGactgatggcggtggtgtgaAGGTGGGTTTGCTGGCCGATGGAAGTGAGCATAACAAGCGCATGGATGCGTTGAGGACAAAAACACGCCCAACGATAGCTACTCGTACTGCATAGGAATGATGTCTTAGGTAGGAAGAGAGAATGCAATCCATGATGCATCGATCGCTGAAGAAGGGTCCGATAGGATTCGACGACAGGTACTAGAGATTATTTATTATATTCAGTTTCATTAGCTACACGACAAGCGAACGTTTCCGATGGTTAAGGTGCATGAAATGCTTAtgcattttttcattttatgttttactttAACTGTAAGATATATATGATGGGCTGTGGATAACGAAATGCGTTTGAACAAAATTATGCTGCTTAAACTTAACATTTCTTTGCAATCTCAATGCTCACTCCTTATTTTATTCTCTTGTGACGATTTTAATCAATTGAAaatcatcaatcgatcgatcattttgaaaaaagtttttGAGCGCTCTATGTAAATAATAACTCTACGTTTTGATATTTCTGTTTctcaaacatttaaaaactgaaaaacaatTTGCGATTGTCTAAAATAGTATGATTGTATGGCAAACACTTAATTGACCCGTATGTAAATGtagatttattttaataaaaaaaattatttttacaTATATAAGAATGGACGAGCCGTTTGTTTGCTACATCTCTTATGCGACTGAACGCACGGCGTGAAACATCGCCACGAAAAAGGTGAAGCGAAAGTGTAACGTGATGGGCAAGATGTTTATATTTAGCACTGACTGTCTTATCATGCAATACCCTTAAACGGAAGCTTTTTCTGAGAAACGAACGTGCGTCGAACAGAGCTCGGGCAGTAGCCAGCTGCCCTGTCTCAGATTTATGGTTCCAGCAGCGTCTCAGTGTCGCGTGCCCTTTTCGGAGCCAGCGAGACGAGGCTTCGATTGTATGGACGCCTGTTAGCGGCGCGTGTGAATGCCGTTTCGTGCTGATTCCCGAGGTTGCATGCCCATGACGCTAGCAGAGTGTCGCAATTTGCCTATTTGCTGAAGATGACGAATATCACGCAAGATCcccgggaggaaaaaagggaaacaaggGAGCTGGTTCTTGGAGAGTGCAACGGAGAAAACGAGCCGTTTCTATCGAGTTCAACGCAGCGTCAGTCGCGTTGTCGGTATCAGGTATTTCAATATTCTCATGCATTCTATCCCAGTTTCCATCGTTGGAGGTCGCAGTGGGTGAACCTCGTGCTGTCGTCAGTGATggcagtgatgatgatgttcggaTGTGTGTCATTTGACGAATGGCACCTGGAGGAGATTCACTTTCCTTCGAAATAGCGCTTGAGGGGTACCAACCGTTCCCTTCGGAGGACTGCGACTGATCTCCTGTACCCAGGACGGAAGTTCCGTCTCAGAGGTGGGCTCAACAATCGGAGGGTGTCACCGGGTTCTAGGTACAAACACCTTTGAGCACGGACCCCTCTGCAGTCGGCACGGCATTGGGTGTCAAAAATGGGATCGAAAGCTATAAAcatgttttctctttttgacGGTCGTTTACTTCCGGGTTCTTCTAGGCGCTGGAGGGTGTAGTGTTTCGTCCGGATGTAATTGAGAGGACATAAAAACTGTCAAGTCAATCTCGTTACCGTCCCGATTCCACGGCTTTTTGGCCGGTATtctgcaaaataaaaaacaatgtttattCAATAAGGAGCATGTAAAAGTTATGGTATGTTTTAGATTAAGACGTATCTCAGGTGGTTCGTTGATGCTACCACAATGATTCCAAATGGCTACCAGAAAAGTTTTTCCCTACAACAATCCTCGTCACATATTTCattttagaaaaataaaacattaattgGAATACCAACGAATGTTAATGCCGTTCTTCCTGTAGAACCCAATCGAATGGTAGCGGATAAGCTGTTAACAAATGAACTTTCTCCCTCCAGGTATGCATTAGTCCAGAATCTTTACATCCGTCGTTTGCCTTTGCGGTATCGACAAGCTTCAAACCCGCGAAGATCGAGCCACGATACCTCCCAAGCTGCTCACCACCAGCCGCATGATTAAGGCAACAACATCCAGTAGCCGTGCTACctacggccagccagccaatctTTCGTCAGTTGGTGGTAATTTATTGCTGGATATAAATAAGGTGCTCCCTGCTTACCTGGGTTTCCAGGGAATTTTCAGGTTGTTCTGGCCACTCCATCAGCCTAAGAGAGTGAAAGGGATCAAGCAGAATAGCATTGGGAACGGGGCTTCACTGTTACGCGGCTCATGGCTGCATTATCTAGATCTTACCGATGGTCCTTCTGATTTTCTGATGATGGCACGAGCCTAGTCCTTGAAACGCCAGAGCTTCAGCCGGGACAGGTTTGTTTGCTCAATGGCGCTTGTGGGAATTTCGAGACGGTCTTTCGTTGAGATCGCCAGTCCTATGTTTCAAGTGTTGAGGTCTTTCGAACATTTTAGCCATTGTCGTTGgtctgtttgcttgtttgtttgtttgtttgtcattGGAGAACGGCCATTGCAACGACGAATGAAAACAACTTGGGTACACTTCCAATTCGTCTAGTGGTGGCAATCGCATGAGCTAGAGCTGAACTCAATCAAAGGCAATTGTACCGAAGCAAATGGGCCGGTAGCCAAGATGGGCCGCCTGTTGGGTAAGTGTAGAAAACCTTGCCGACGGGCCCTCGAAACATCGGCAAGGTGACACGCAACCGGACCAACCATCGGAAATCTAACGTACCTCCCATCGATGCTCGCGAGCGGCCATTTCTATGCACTTGGCTATGGCCCACCCCATCGTTTGCTCCGCTCCGTGTAATGGTATTAAAATAAATCTACACCGATTCCCGTCCCTGTCCTGCCAGGAGACAATTGAAGCCAATTGATTTGAATGGCCAAGAAGCTGGTTTGTAAGAAACTTGATTTAACTGGAAAATTGATGCTAGTCGGCGGGTCTGATACATGCATGCAGCCTAGCAGGCTGAGCCTCTGCACACGCTGCACACCCGTGCACAATTATGCTGCGGAGACGTTTGCGTTTGCTGAAGTGACTTGTGTGTGATAGGGCGCGGGAAATGGGGCACGGTTCTGGTCTACGGTTTATTTATGCTAGGGCCATACTAACCATAATAGCTCGTAGATCGGGTCAAAGGTGCACCATGTTTATGTACACTAATTCAACAAATGTGGTCCCCACAATATTACTGGCTGGCAGCATGATAAGAAGTCAGAGTTGTGACCGTGTCTTTGTCctgtctggtgctgctgctctgcacaAACAGAAACGCTTGTCGTGCTAGATCGTCCCCGGTGTTGTAATACATATTGTGCATTAGTACCGCTTTCCGCTCGGGAGGACGCACAGCGAgcaaatgaatgtttaaatgttAAACATTTGATTGGACTATTAAAAAGGCTCTCTAAACAAAACACTGGCTGGcaatcgagcgagcgactTATTTATAGCGCAACAGTGGATACGGGGCAGGACCCGACCGCCATGTCCGTCGGTGGATATTCATCAGGTTACATCACGGCGTCGATCGCGAGCAGCTTCTCGGCCCCAGAGAGTCTGATCGGGCCAGTCTTTctcaattttccttttcgcggCTCCCTACCaagacccagcacgtggcatGCGTACGGTAAGCCGATTTTATTGATCGTTCGAATTGCTCCTAGCACCGGCCTACCAGTATTAATGCAAGCCACCCAGCTAGGGCAACGTGAGGCTCATAAAATCCGTCACATTTAAGGATTTATGGTTGCAACGGATACCGTGCATAAGGGGATGGGGAAGTGCGGGATACCTAGTGTGCGGCGATCGGCATGCCGGCGGCTCGATCGTGATATTCGATCGGTAGCGTTTCGGATATTATGTGGACAATTTCAGCGCCATCCAAGCGGTAGGTTCCACTTCCATCTCTTCCATTCCGGAGAGAGTATCCCGTTTCCGGTTTTTGTGGTGCTTGCTCGGTTGCCAGCAGGCACGCAGCATTCAAGTCTCCTCGGTACGGACGCACACGCAGCCGACGGTGTCAACGATGGAGCAATATCTTTGAGGGTCGCAGGAGAACTGGCTGAAGTAGCACGTACatgagcaaacaaacatacatTGGCACAATGGATAGGGATCCTGGGCTACAGTTTGTTTGCGTACCCTCGTTCAAGGCTGGAACATGGAGGATGCTCGCGTGCAGTTTATGTGGATTGcttctgttttgcttcttgTGTGGATCAGTGAAGGTGAGGAAGATTAGCAGAATGTTTCGAATAGTTGTTCTCCAAATGGATCGCTTCGTTAATCTCAAAATGGATGTTAATCTCACAGCAAATGACaaaatttcataaaatgtTGGCATTTATTCGCTCACTCAAATAGGTTCTTGGGAATGCttgatttatgtgtttttatgttattttaatttttcataatttatccCGTATTTTTTATGCAACCAACCAGACTGCACGACGCGCACGGGAATCTTTTGGGTGGATTCACATGAGTGGTGGATCTTCTTCAATCCATCGAAACATTAGCAGCAGGTTGATGCGTGACGATCACTCAAAGACCATTCCCTTTGATCTCTTAATACCTTaatgcgcacacacgcacgcatataAACATATCTCCATCGCTTCTATCTCGTTCTCGGTGATCGTGGCTGCTTCCGCGGTTGCAGCATCACTGACGCTGCCTTCCGCGAACGCATTTTCAGTGGCAGCCATGTGCGCTTCGCCTGTCAATGGTGGCGTTCCCGCCAAAAACCCCTTACCATCTAGCAAACATCTCATCGAGCACCGACGGGCTGCCACGGAGATGAGTTGCTTGTGTATGAAttaagaaaacaacaaccattcGTTTCATCTGTGGCCGAACGGCATCAGCTCCACACCAGGAGTACTGTCGCCAGCTTAATCGCCGCGTACCTCTTCGATGACGATGCACCGCATGATGCGTGGAGGGAGTGTTGGCCGCCCATTTTCGAGATGATGCGTCACGAGCCACGTCGTTTCGCGGGGGGATTCATccgtttttaataaaaata
The sequence above is a segment of the Anopheles darlingi chromosome 2, idAnoDarlMG_H_01, whole genome shotgun sequence genome. Coding sequences within it:
- the LOC125959071 gene encoding neprilysin-4-like, which produces MCGSECTDATRMHRCDRVGVRRAPTSTTTTTTTTMMTVMRMMVMESVNKSPKKTDKPSDELPAARSAIRNGDADGGSNVVSGGGSGGSGGCVLGIDERTGRLQWCPGYRFVRILFVIPAAMLPIALLFLLLSRFQVVGSEVPEHAQQRGAGCGGIGYFADGNELADDDVLSGWSATDQRINAERCLSLATGAGEEQTDPEADRGLLRHILRTSFVPPIPEHGRLPGCQHTGLRDNAPDASQDDVPDVPDDTAGSVPHNGTKASRRVKKSLAWRLVDSKSPESIRAAQVEIMRKHMDERADPCQDFYQYACGNWDQVNPIPKDKAALDTFELLRESLDLVLKNLLLEGVEHDLPELPDIENTLGSTTTTPVATAAAVETTAEQLHRVRKRIPKRMPRAVQNKLIIRSTQVKRVRKRRQLTTTTERDSAEEDYEVRAEDEDAETKARHLFVSCMNYAQIEQRGLEPLHALLASLGGWPVLDPAWDARNFDWLNLTAHVRRYNNDILIVQWVGPDIKNSDENIVQFDQTSLGLPTRDYYLQPANRKYLDAYRQFMIEVIELLGVPTGRARQATDEMLEFEIQLANITNPPEERNNVSTLYRKMILEHLQDEIPEIDWSGYLKIVTDRPVNSSEFVVMFALTYMHDLVELIEQTEPRIVANYILWRFVRHRINNLDDRFLGAKQRFSNALFGREKNPPRWKNCVTQVNANMGMAVGAMFVRRYFDETSKRDTLTMTHELQQAFRELLNQTEWIDGPTKRLAEQKVNAMSLRIGYPDFILSPGELNSRYAGLSVHPERYFENTLNVLSHIRRTDQEKLGQPVNKTVWHTAPAVVNAYYSRNKNQIMFPAGILQPPFYHRHFPKSINYGGIGVVIGHELTHGFDDKGRLFDHDGNLYRWWSDGAIEAFHERAACLVQQYGKYTIDEIGVQLDGENTQGENIADNGGIKQAFLAYTRWLEAQTDPRVLEQETLPGLNVTNRQLFFLNFAQIWCGAMRPEATRSKLKTAVHSPGRFRVIGTLSNSEDFAREFNCPIGSIMNPVEKCSVW